The following coding sequences are from one Brienomyrus brachyistius isolate T26 chromosome 2, BBRACH_0.4, whole genome shotgun sequence window:
- the cds2 gene encoding phosphatidate cytidylyltransferase 2 isoform X1, which translates to MTELRHRGPAETDLQAAEDFRGLDKDGAPDGEAHSDSEAKGDMGVPDVPAPPDDTPEVLNKALSGLSSRWKNWWVRGILTLAMISFFFFIIYLGPMVLMMIVLCVQIKCFQEIITIGYSVYHSYHLPWFRTLSWYFLLCVNYFFYGETVTDYFFTLVQREEPLRILSKYHRFISFALYLTGFCMFVLSLVKKHYRLQFYMFGWTHVTLLIVVTQSHLIIHNLFEGMIWFIVPISCVICNDIMAYMFGFFFGRTPLIKLSPKKTWEGFVGGFFSTVVFGILLSYVMAGYRYFVCPVEFNSDSNSFTVYCEPSDLFQLQEYALPAALQSLTGWTTVHMYPFQIHSIALSAFASIVGPFGGFFASGFKRAFKIKDFANTIPGHGGIMDRFDCQYLMATFVNVYIASFIRGPNPSKVIQQLLALRLDQQLQIFNSLKAHLTERGLLPANEVAP; encoded by the exons ATGACAGAGCTGCGGCACCGTGGCCCGGCGGAGACCGACTTACAAGCAGCGGAAGATTTCAGG GGTCTGGACAAAGATGGAGCACCTGATGGAGAAGCTCATTCGGACAGCGAGGCCAAGGGGGATATGGGGGTGCCCGATGTTCCTGCCCCCCCTGACGACACCCCGGAGGTCCTCAACAAAGCCCTCTCTGGCCTTTCGTCACG CTGGAAGAATTGGTGGGTGCGGGGCATCCTCACGCTGGCTATGATCTCCTTTTTCTTCTTCATCATCTACCTGGGCCCCATGGTGCTCATGATGATT GTCCTGTGTGTGCAGATCAAATGTTTTCAAGAAATTATCACCATTGGCTACAGTGTGTATCACTCCTACCATCTACCCTGGTTTAGGACACTGAGCTG GTACTTCCTGCTTTGCGTTAACTACTTCTTCTATGGCGAGACGGTGACTGATTACTTCTTCACCCTGGTGCAGCGGGAAGAACCGCTGCGAATCCTTAGCAAATACCATCGCTTCATCTCCTTCGCCCTCTACCTGACAG GTTTCTGCATGTTCGTGCTGAGCCTGGTGAAGAAACACTACAGGCTGCAGTTTTACATG TTTGGCTGGACCCATGTGACCCTGCTGATTGTCGTGACCCAGTCTCACCTCATCATCCACAACCTCTTCGAGGGAATGATCTG GTTCATCGTTCCCATCTCCTGTGTCATCTGCAATGACATCATGGCCTACATGTTTGGCTTCTTCTTTGGCCGGACGCCGCTCATCAAG ctctCCCCGAAGAAGACCTGGGAGGGATTTGTCGGCGGCTTCTTCTCCACCGTCGTCTTTGGGATTCTG CTATCCTACGTCATGGCGGGCTATCGCTACTTCGTCTGCCCGGTGGAGTTCAACAGCGACTCCAACAGCTTCACCGTGTACTGTGAGCCGTCCGACCTCTTCCAGCTGCAGGAGTACGCGTTGCCTGCCGCCCTCCAGTCCCTTACCGGCTGG ACCACCGTCCACATGTACCCCTTCCAGATCCACAGCATCGCCCTTTCTGCCTTTGCCTCCATCGTGGGTCCGTTTGGGGGCTTTTTTGCCAGCGGTTTCAAGCGAGCGTTTAAGATTAAG GACTTTGCCAACACCATCCCCGGCCATGGTGGCATCATGGACCGCTTTGACTGCCAGTACCTGATGGCCACATTCGTCAACGTCTACATCGCCAGTTTCATCAG GGGTCCGAACCCCTCCAAAGTCATCCAGCAGCTCCTCGCCCTGCGACTGGACCAGCAGCTCCAAATTTTTAACTCTCTGAAGGCTCACCTGACGGAGAGAGGGCTGCTGCCTGCCAATGAGGTGGCGCCGTAG
- the cds2 gene encoding phosphatidate cytidylyltransferase 2 isoform X2 has product MGVPDVPAPPDDTPEVLNKALSGLSSRWKNWWVRGILTLAMISFFFFIIYLGPMVLMMIVLCVQIKCFQEIITIGYSVYHSYHLPWFRTLSWYFLLCVNYFFYGETVTDYFFTLVQREEPLRILSKYHRFISFALYLTGFCMFVLSLVKKHYRLQFYMFGWTHVTLLIVVTQSHLIIHNLFEGMIWFIVPISCVICNDIMAYMFGFFFGRTPLIKLSPKKTWEGFVGGFFSTVVFGILLSYVMAGYRYFVCPVEFNSDSNSFTVYCEPSDLFQLQEYALPAALQSLTGWTTVHMYPFQIHSIALSAFASIVGPFGGFFASGFKRAFKIKDFANTIPGHGGIMDRFDCQYLMATFVNVYIASFIRGPNPSKVIQQLLALRLDQQLQIFNSLKAHLTERGLLPANEVAP; this is encoded by the exons ATGGGGGTGCCCGATGTTCCTGCCCCCCCTGACGACACCCCGGAGGTCCTCAACAAAGCCCTCTCTGGCCTTTCGTCACG CTGGAAGAATTGGTGGGTGCGGGGCATCCTCACGCTGGCTATGATCTCCTTTTTCTTCTTCATCATCTACCTGGGCCCCATGGTGCTCATGATGATT GTCCTGTGTGTGCAGATCAAATGTTTTCAAGAAATTATCACCATTGGCTACAGTGTGTATCACTCCTACCATCTACCCTGGTTTAGGACACTGAGCTG GTACTTCCTGCTTTGCGTTAACTACTTCTTCTATGGCGAGACGGTGACTGATTACTTCTTCACCCTGGTGCAGCGGGAAGAACCGCTGCGAATCCTTAGCAAATACCATCGCTTCATCTCCTTCGCCCTCTACCTGACAG GTTTCTGCATGTTCGTGCTGAGCCTGGTGAAGAAACACTACAGGCTGCAGTTTTACATG TTTGGCTGGACCCATGTGACCCTGCTGATTGTCGTGACCCAGTCTCACCTCATCATCCACAACCTCTTCGAGGGAATGATCTG GTTCATCGTTCCCATCTCCTGTGTCATCTGCAATGACATCATGGCCTACATGTTTGGCTTCTTCTTTGGCCGGACGCCGCTCATCAAG ctctCCCCGAAGAAGACCTGGGAGGGATTTGTCGGCGGCTTCTTCTCCACCGTCGTCTTTGGGATTCTG CTATCCTACGTCATGGCGGGCTATCGCTACTTCGTCTGCCCGGTGGAGTTCAACAGCGACTCCAACAGCTTCACCGTGTACTGTGAGCCGTCCGACCTCTTCCAGCTGCAGGAGTACGCGTTGCCTGCCGCCCTCCAGTCCCTTACCGGCTGG ACCACCGTCCACATGTACCCCTTCCAGATCCACAGCATCGCCCTTTCTGCCTTTGCCTCCATCGTGGGTCCGTTTGGGGGCTTTTTTGCCAGCGGTTTCAAGCGAGCGTTTAAGATTAAG GACTTTGCCAACACCATCCCCGGCCATGGTGGCATCATGGACCGCTTTGACTGCCAGTACCTGATGGCCACATTCGTCAACGTCTACATCGCCAGTTTCATCAG GGGTCCGAACCCCTCCAAAGTCATCCAGCAGCTCCTCGCCCTGCGACTGGACCAGCAGCTCCAAATTTTTAACTCTCTGAAGGCTCACCTGACGGAGAGAGGGCTGCTGCCTGCCAATGAGGTGGCGCCGTAG
- the zgc:65851 gene encoding low molecular weight neuronal intermediate filament: protein MSYSSDMYSSSSYRKIFGDAPRMSGRISLSSSPSRSSATYRSSSQLRGYGSAPTMLPSSYRSKLGAGRSGFSCLPESIDLSQSTAITNELKIIRTNEKEQLQGLNDRFVTFIEKVHNLEQQNKVLEAEVTLLRQRHSEPSRLHDLYEQEIRELRARVEELTHEKSQMHLDCVQMKEALDRVKEKLEEEAKLREEAEGTLKGYRKDVDDATLSRLELEKKVESLLDEIAFLRKVHEEELQELQASLQASQVSVEMDVSKPDLAVALRDIRAQYEALSSRNQQQAEEWYRSKFASVTEAAARNSDVVKQTKEELSEYRRQVQARTLEVEALRGHNEALERQLAEMEDRHSGEIGELQDTIQQLETALRNTKGEMSRHLREYQDLLNVKMALDIEIAAYRKLLEGEECRMSNVGGAMIMSGFSHSAARSYVLSTAATYRKMGSKAEEEEEEEEEGEEEEEKEEEEEGEEEEEEGEGEEGEEQEEAEEEEEPEQEEEKDEKKGASVKKGSKS from the exons ATGAGTTATTCTAGTGACATGTACTCCAGCAGCTCCTATCGGAAGATCTTCGGCGATGCTCCTCGGATGTCAGGACGCATATCATTGAGCAGCAGCCCGTCCCGTAGCTCGGCGACATACCGCTCTAGCTCCCAGCTTCGTGGCTATGGCTCCGCGCCTACAATGCTGCCCTCCAGTTACCGCAGCAAGCTGGGCGCCGGTCGCAGCGGGTTCTCCTGTCTGCCGGAATCCATTGACTTGTCGCAATCCACGGCCATCACCAATGAGCTGAAGATAATTCGCACGAACGAAAAGGAGCAGCTGCAGGGCCTTAACGATCGCTTTGTCACCTTCATCGAGAAAGTACACAACCTAGAACAGCAGAACAAGGTGCTTGAGGCAGAGGTCACCCTGCTGCGCCAGCGCCACTCGGAGCCGTCACGTCTGCATGATCTGTACGAACAGGAGATACGAGAGCTCAGGGCGAGGGTGGAGGAGCTTACCCACGAAAAGAGCCAGATGCACCTTGACTGTGTGCAGATGAAGGAGGCGCTGGATCGGGTGAAGGAGAAGCTGGAAGAGGAGGCGAAACTCCGTGAAGAAGCCGAGGGCACCCTCAAGGGGTATCGCAAGGACGTGGACGACGCCACCCTTTCACGCCTGGAGCTCGAGAAGAAAGTCGAGTCATTGCTGGATGAGATCGCGTTCCTCAGGAAAGTTCATGAGGAGGAGCTGCAAGAGTTGCAGGCATCTTTGCAAGCCTCACAG GTGTCTGTGGAGATGGACGTGAGCAAGCCCGACCTGGCAGTGGCGCTGAGGGACATCCGGGCCCAGTACGAAGCCCTTTCCTCTCGGAACCAGCAGCAGGCTGAGGAATGGTACCGCTCCAAGTTCGCCAGCGTGACCGAGGCTGCGGCCCGTAACTCGGATGTGGTCAAGCAGACGAAGGAGGAGCTGAGCGAGTACCGGAGACAGGTTCAGGCCCGTACCCTGGAGGTGGAGGCCCTTAGGGGCCACAACGAGGCTCTGGAGAGGCAGCTTGCTGAAATGGAGGATCGCCACAGTGGCGAGATCGGAGAGCTGCAG GACACCATCCAGCAGCTGGAAACTGCCCTGCGCAACACCAAAGGTGAGATGTCTCGCCACCTGCGTGAGTACCAGGACCTCCTCAACGTGAAAATGGCCCTGGACATCGAAATTGCCGCCTACAG GAAGCTGCTGGAGGGAGAGGAGTGCCGGATGAGTAACGTCGGCGGGGCCATGATCATGTCGGGCTTTAGCCACTCTGCCGCCCGCTCCTACGTCCTGAGTACCGCCGCCACCTACAGGAAGATGGGCAGCAAggcagaggaggaagaagaagaggaagaggaaggggaggaggaagaggagaaggaagaagaggaggagggggaggaggaggaggaggaaggagaggGTGAGGAAGGCGAGGAGCAAGAAGAAGCTGAAGAGGAAGAAGAGCCGGAgcaggaagaagaaaaagatgAAAAGAAGGGAGCATCTGTGAAGAAGGGAAGCAAGAGCTAA